A region of the Vigna unguiculata cultivar IT97K-499-35 chromosome 9, ASM411807v1, whole genome shotgun sequence genome:
TGGTTATTCTTTTGAAGCTTTTGGCATCCAAATCATCTGAAATGGTCAGTTCTGATGACAACAGTGGTAAACTGAAAAGCAATTTAGATTTGACTGTTTCCAGACAACATGAAAAAGTAGAGAAATCTGATAAAGATGGGTTTTCTGATATTGAGCAGTTGGTCAAAGGGAAGAAATTCTCTAGGTacattagtttaattttaaaaattaaatttctttttcattgctTGAATTACTCGCTCCTTATTTCTACTGTGAAAGTTATTCATGTTGCACTTCAAATTATTTGTCCCAATATCCTGTacctttattttcatcattcttCAACAGTAATAAGTGTTTTTGTTTGGCTGTTGAAGTAAAAAACTTTCATCGTTAccattttttagttaattaattaatttatatttctctTTACATTTGATATGGGAAAGTCAGAGAGAACCAAAACATGCCACATTTGGATACTGTTATGATGCATCGGTATGTTATTAGCAAACATGTCTCCTATTTGGTGAAGCTAGGGATTATTAAGCATTTTGGGCCGATGAGTTAGGATTaaaattgttactaaaattctctcataaatatatatatatattattttgctTAAAGGTAATATAATTAGACAAAaaattctttgtttttctttttcacttctTGGTTACTAGTAGAAGTGGAGGTTTAATTTGCACTTTTTAATTGAGCAGAGACTGTAGAATATTGTAAAATGcttataaatagtaataaacattaattagaAGGTTACATGGTAATCTTTCATTCTATCCTagtttttttctaaacaaaagaatatttaattaaaaaaagggaAATTTACCCTTGCATCCTTTCCCTTCCAAGCTTACCCTTTGTgaagaaagtttttttttttctgtattccATGGACTATGGATGTAACATGCCTAACAATCGTTAATCTCCTCATGTAGAGATGAATTTGATCGTTTAGTGGCAGTGATAAATTCAAGGGTAATGGACCTTTCTAATGTTGAACAAGGTAAGGAAAATACAAGTTTGACTTCTAGCAAAGATGCTGAGCTCGGGCCTCCAAATGTTTCAAATGAGCAAAGGCATGAAGTGTCAGCTGGAGCTATATGGCAAACCTCAACACCTCTTGTTGTGTCAAAAGTGAGTAGTGCAACTTGTTTAAATCATTCACTTTTTCTTCTAGATTATGATCAATCTCTTTTTCTTATACTTGAAATCTGTTTAGCAATGAATTGTGTCTTGAAAATCCAGACAAGGTTCTATATATTGAAATCAACATTAACCACAAAGTGATATAGTCCTAATCAAATAAGATAAAGAATCCCATGAATGATCCTATTGggtcctattaaggatgacaaAAAAGGTTTGTGCATGCAGATATCCATGAATAAAATTTGGAATGAATACAAAATAGATTTCATGGGTAATGCGTATTTTATTACCCTCTTGTTAGCTGGTATCATGGTATCTATTCCTACGTGTAAGTTACCTGTTAATATGTTAAAgccttaaatatgtttttagtcctctAAATTGGAGactccaatttttttgttatgcagttaaaaagtttcaaattttagCCCTTGGATATTGCAAAATGCTAATTTTAGTCTTTGGGATTAGATGACGTTAGTGATGTTGATGATGTCGCAAATTGTGGTCTACTCAGCATTTGCTATGTAGATTTAATTGAGTGACATagttttttgaaaaatcaaacttatgtttttagttttccaAATTAAGGACACAGTTTCTTTTGGTCTTCCAaataaagattttcattttttggtCATTTGATTTTCTGAAATTCTTGAGGCTAGACGACATTAATGATGTTCCTTTTTTGCCATCATTATTCAAATTCTCAGTCAATCTATGCAAACACCTTGCAACATTACACTTACAACCTATTCAGCTAATGTATGAATGCTTATTTATGAGGGTTACTCTTTCCATATAGTCTTCATCTCCATCAGTGTTGTATCTTTCTGTAACTGCTCTAGGGATGGAGGAAATATCAATAACAAAACTTGTATTTCATTTCTCTAATTCTGATCCAGTTCCGCTATGGAATTTGTTTGAgacaaattgaaattttttcctAAACATTTGCATGCATAGTTCTTTAAATTTCTGTTTCAAAAGTGAATATGGAGTTTTACTGTTACCTAAATATTGAATCATCTTAGAATGTATTTGGATTTTATAGCATGCCTTTTTGGGTCAGGcataattttacttttctaaGATAGTCAAATTAACAATTCTCCAGGTTCAGGATGAAATTGGTGCTTCGCCAATAGAGATTGCTAGAGCTTATATGAATTCTCGTGTATCAGAGGCAGGTCCCAGTTCCAAGAACACGATTCATGTTGTTGAAAACAAGGTGTTGCATGGTGTTGAAGGTGCAATAAAACCGTATGATCCAGCATCATCAAAGAAATCCTCAACATGTTGGCCAGGTGCTGTGGTGCAGGATGCTTACATAACACCACAAAGTCAGAGAAGATATGGACTTCATAATTTCCCCCGTACTCCTTATTCTAGAACTCTTTTGACAAAGTCCAAATCAAAGGtactttgttttttgttttcttatatttcattTCTTCTAGTTGAATCCCTagttgtaatatatttttttctctgtttttttcaCTAGTTCATTCACATGCAAGGAGAAAACAACCACATTTCATCAACTCCCATCTTTCAATCAAAGACTGCTATGTATCTACAGGTACCTTTCACTATAGTGATCCTTTCATGATTGCATATCACTTGTAATTTGTAGTATGTCAACTCTCTTTACAGTCTGTAAATCACTGAAAGTGTAAATCACTCTCTTGATGCTTCTGTGTCctgtgatatttttttatgttctgCTGTATCCATGTACCTGTTCTTGTTCAGTACTTTAAGATATTGTAGAATTGTATATGTTCAGAATGTATTGTGTGGCTAATGCAGACCACACAATACTATTGaatataatcaataaaataaagacaCCTAATAATTAGGAATCAATCATACTAATTTTCGAGGTTATGTAACGGTTGATTCCCTAGAAATCTGTAACATTTGATTATATTCTAACACttcccctcaagctggagcatatatGTCATATGCACTAAGCTTGTTACAAATGTACTCAATCCGAGGACCTCTAAGGGATTTGGTGAATACGTCAACCAATTGATTGTTAGAGTTGACAAAATTAGTAGTGATTTCTCCAAATAGGACCTTTTTTCCAATAAAGTGACAatcaatttcaatgtgtttggttCTTTCAAGGAAGACCGGGTTTGATGCAATGTGAAGTGCAGCTTGATTGTCACAAATAAGCTTTGTTTCATGGATGTTCCCTATTTTTAGTTCTAGTAATAGTTACCTAAGCCACGTAAGCTCACAAGTGGTTGCTACCATAGCACGCTATTTTGCTTCTTTACTAGATCTGACAACTATATTTTGCTTCTTGCTTCTGCATGAGATAAGGTTTCCTCCGATAAGAACATAGTACCCAAAAGTAGATTTCCTATCTGATGGTGATCTTGCCCAATCCGCATCAAAGTAACAAGTGTTCTTTAGACTGTCTTTGTCTTCATACAATAATCCTTGTCCTGGAGCCTTTTTATGTATCGAAGAATACGTGTCACAACATCCTAATGGCTATCATAAGGAGCATTTAGAAATTGGCTTACAACACTAACGGCGAAAGTGATGTCAGGTCTGGTCATGGTGAGATGGTTGAGTCTGCCTACCAGATGACAATATCTTTCTGGGTCTTTCAATGGCTCCCCCTGACCCGAAAGAAGCTTGATATTGGGATCCATAAGAGTATCTCAAGGACGATAGTCAAGCATAGTAGTTTCAGTAAGAATGTCCAAGGCATACTTACATTGATTAATGAAAATTCCAGAAGCTGATTGAACAACATCAATGCCTAAGAAATATTTTAGAGGGCCCAAATCTTTAGTATGAAATTGTTGTGAAAGGTGCTCTTTGAGTTATCGAATTCTAGTCTCATCATCACCCGTTATgacaatgtcatcaacataaaccAAGTAAATGCACTTGCCAAAAGAGGAATGGAAGTAGAAGACAAAATGATCAGCCTCACACCTGGTTATGCCAAACTAAATTAAGACAGAACTGAAATGACCAACCCCGAGGAGATTGCTTTAAACAATAGAGAGACATTGAAGCTTACAAACAAGTTGAGAATCGTTGGGAGCAAGAAAACCAAGGGATTGATCCATATAAACTTCTTCCTACAATTCACCATTTAagaatgcatttttaatatttggcCGATGAAAAGGCCAATGATGAATACTAGAACACAAGTTATTTTGGCCACAAGGTAAAAGGTAACCCCATAATCTAGACCAAAAATTTGTGCATATCCTTTGGCGACCAAGCAAGATTTTAATCGATCAATATGACCATCGGTCCAATTTTCACTATATACACCCAACGATAGCCAACAATTTGCTTTCCAGGAGGTAAAGGAACAAGGTCCCACGTGCCATTGGAATGTATGGTTGCCATCTCCTCTACCATTGCCTAACACCAGGCAGGATCATGCTTCACCTATAGTCTTAGGAATAGACACAAGATccaaaaaagaaacaaaggagaaataGGATGGAGGCAAACAATCATAATTAATGATAAAGCATAGAGAGGGTAAGATTAGAAGAAGGGCGTGTTTGACCAATGGCATGAACTTTTATTTGAGATCCGTTTGCCATGGTAACGGAGGGTAAAGAATCCAAATAAGTCAGTTGGGAGAAAAAGGACTTGTTACCAAACATATGATCAGAGGCACTGGAGTCAAGAATCCAAGGTCCAAGGGAGGAGAACTTAGAAATATAGCTATAGAATTACCGAACTGAGCAACGATGGCAACATGTTGTGTAGGTTGCATGGCTGCCTTGTATTGGAGAAACTCATTATAGGCATCAACTGAAATTGAAACCTCATCGATGGTTTTGGAGAATTGACCTGGGCAATATTAGTTGCCTTTGTACGACATTTTGCCTTAGTATGGCCATACCATTGACAAAATTGCAACGAGGGCTTTTACCACGATATCCACCATGACTTGAGTGTGAGCCTTCAGAAGCCATGTGAAAAGTACCTGAACAGTGAGCAAAATGCAATCAAAGATAGGCACGTGAGACAGACGTGCTGAGAAGAGAATGTGCATGAGGGCGCATGCAGTGGCGCATCGGAACGACGAGAGAAGTGCGATGGTTGCTGGAGGAATACGGTCTTAATCATAGTGGGAATCGGAGGAAAAAGAAGCTCGGTGACAAAGCAAAGGGGAGGCAATTTACCTCAATATGTTTCATCCTATTTTGAAAGACAAGATGGGAGGCAATGTGTAGTGCTTTTTGGTTGTCCCATATGGGTTGcatttgggattttattttttaaatttaggcTCTTAGAGGAGTCTTTTTAGCCATATGAGCTCCCAAATGACTTATAGAATTGTATATGTTCTTAATGTATTGTGTGTATAATGCAGACCacacaatatgtatttatactattcaatataatcaattacaataaagacacctaataattagaatcaattatccTAATTTACGAGATTATGTAACGGTTGATTTTCTAGAAATCTGTAATTGGGGATTTTATTCTAGCACTTCCCCTCAAGTTGGAGCATATATGTCATATGCACCAAGCTTGCTACAAATGTACTCAATCTGAGGGCCTATAAGGGACTTGGCTATGATACCATATAAAATTGTATATCTTCTGAATGTATAATGCAGACCacacaatatgtatttatactattgaataaaatcaattacaataaaGATACCTAATAATTAGGAATCAATCATCCTAATTTACGAGATTATGTAACGGTTGATTTCCTTGAAATCTGTAACAACGGATCATAGTCTAACATGACTAATGCGGGTGCCTTGTATTTTGCTTTTTACTTTTCCATGCTATTAAGTTACCTCCAACTAGAACAAAGTACCTTGAAGTGGAGCCTTTATCGCTTGTTGACCTGCCCAATGAACATCATAATACTGAAACAATATGAGTATCTCCATTATCTTCATATACAAGGCCTTTGCCAAGAACAGTTTTAACATACTTTAGGATCCGTACAATTTCATCCTTGTTGTCTTGACAATAGTTTTAGAATTGAATTACTATGTTCATTGCAATGGCAATGGTAGCACGAGTCACATAAGTCATGTTTATAGTCGATGTTGAATTTCTAACTAATCAAATGATATCTTtaacaattttacaaaaatttatttatttcttttttcacattttaCTATCTATTtgtaacaataattttttttattatactagcCAAATTTCCAAATCTTTGCTTTTGTAACTTTTATGTTCTAATTTAGAATGGCCATAGAAGTAATGCATTATTCTTTTGCATTCTATTTTACCCTGTTTTGTAGAAGTTGTTTGACACTAAATTCTTAATCTATGGTTgagcttattttattttttaattttctgtcATTTGAATTATATCTCTGAAATTtcttctttagatttttttttaaactaggattttttttctttcgtttGGCTcgtaatttaattatgttaaacaCAGGATAAATCTAAAGCTGGAGCATCAGAAAGTGGATATGGATCTGTTGGACCTATTCGTCGGACTAGGCATAGGGTTGGTGCACAATCTTCTTCAAGAAAACCAGTTTATTCATCTCTGAATGGCCCTTCACAGAGAGAAAGTTTTGGTGTTGATAGTTTCACTCCTGTTGCAAAGAGCATAGAAACTATTGGGACAGGCTCCACTCCTAAGCCACTGGGCTTTCCAGTGGGTGTTCCAACAGTACACATGCATTCCAGTTTAATGGCTAAGAAAATATTAGACCATATTGATAGAAACATTCCCACACCTAAAGAGAAAATTGCTGAGCTGAAGCAGGCACCAAAATGGAGGAACTCTGAATCTTCTACTGAGTTCCGTACTATCTTTTCAAATGAAGATAATGGTTTGcataaattaaatgattttagcCCTCAAAAATCTGATGGGCTTGAAGGAAAGAAATCTACTTTATTGATTGAAGGCCAGGGAAATTACCACGCGCGTACGCAACTGAAGGATAGTACTGATAAATCTATCGAAGTTAGAAAAGAAGAAACTTTGGTGCCTGATGTGAATGCTTATAATAGCAGCAACTCCGGACTTGGAAATGATGTAAGCactacaactttttttttctctaattataTATTGGCTGTAAGAGATTTTTCTGTCTAACTATCCAAATTTGTGTTGATAATCTTATTGAAAAATGTGAGAGGGGGTAGGAGGGTCCAATGCTGAGGTGGGTTCGAAATGCGAGAAAATGATGCATATGATTTGTTAGTGGAGTGATGTGAGGGTACATTAGTTATTGGTTGCTAATAATGAGAACCAAGTGTACTGATGTGCTAACTTTGCAGGATGCTACAAAAATGACTCTCCCAAGGGGAGGCCATCCTTATGGTGTAAATCAAGAAAAGCAGGCTCCCACTAACCCTGCCACCATTAAACCAGTTTTGCCTCCTATTGCTATTGAGAAGCCCGAATCAAGATGGACAATAGCATCCGATAATGGCTCTGGATTTACCTTTCCTGTTTCAACTTCCTCTTCTGTATTCTCTGAGCCACCAACTCCATCCATCATGCCTTTGTTTTCTGCTGGGGATCAGCACCAATTAAAAGAAGGATCCACTGAACTGTCTTATAGTTTTGGTTTGAAAAAGTGTCCGGCCATAGTTTTTTGCTTCCCTTCCACAAGCAATACTGCTGTTCAGAATGAAACTGGAGACCTCAAGTTTAACTTTGGCTCAACAAAGAAGACAAATTTATCATTCAGCTTTGAAAACAACGCTGTCCGCTGCTAAATATAACGGCAAAGcttccaaaatatatttctattctttttgcTTTAATTCTGACTGTAGAGTACTTTTGCTTCTTTTGTTCTTGATGGGAAAATGAGTAAAATGAAAGCCGTTTTGAAACGG
Encoded here:
- the LOC114164120 gene encoding nuclear pore complex protein NUP1, coding for MASEQITASAPEERGVGGKLRKPATRKSLPSPYARPPEATRQRWISKLVDPALRLLAGGATRLLPSIFSSAPCPSPVLCPTSAAEDQGIWKTGDSHGDGSHRSDIHLLASKSSEMVSSDDNSGKLKSNLDLTVSRQHEKVEKSDKDGFSDIEQLVKGKKFSRDEFDRLVAVINSRVMDLSNVEQGKENTSLTSSKDAELGPPNVSNEQRHEVSAGAIWQTSTPLVVSKVQDEIGASPIEIARAYMNSRVSEAGPSSKNTIHVVENKVLHGVEGAIKPYDPASSKKSSTCWPGAVVQDAYITPQSQRRYGLHNFPRTPYSRTLLTKSKSKFIHMQGENNHISSTPIFQSKTAMYLQDKSKAGASESGYGSVGPIRRTRHRVGAQSSSRKPVYSSLNGPSQRESFGVDSFTPVAKSIETIGTGSTPKPLGFPVGVPTVHMHSSLMAKKILDHIDRNIPTPKEKIAELKQAPKWRNSESSTEFRTIFSNEDNGLHKLNDFSPQKSDGLEGKKSTLLIEGQGNYHARTQLKDSTDKSIEVRKEETLVPDVNAYNSSNSGLGNDDATKMTLPRGGHPYGVNQEKQAPTNPATIKPVLPPIAIEKPESRWTIASDNGSGFTFPVSTSSSVFSEPPTPSIMPLFSAGDQHQLKEGSTELSYSFGLKKCPAIVFCFPSTSNTAVQNETGDLKFNFGSTKKTNLSFSFENNAVRC